One window from the genome of Amphiprion ocellaris isolate individual 3 ecotype Okinawa chromosome 23, ASM2253959v1, whole genome shotgun sequence encodes:
- the arsj gene encoding arylsulfatase J: MFILWVPLSLFLSFIISQTWSVQMSWENWNAELRNRGNEFDKRSSQPHIVFILVDDQGFRDVGYHGSEIKTPTLDRLAAQGVKLENYYVQPLCSPSRSQLMTGRYQIHTGLQHSIIRATQPNCLPLENVTLPQKLKQAGYSTHMVGKWHLGFYKRGCLPTQRGFDSFFGSLLGSGDYYSHYKCEGPGICGYDLYEGEEAAWEQDRGLYSTVMFTRKAINILANHNPRRQPLFLYLAYQAVHSPLQVPARYLERYKGIPNLHRRKYAAMVSCLDEAIHNLTLALKRYGYYDNTVIVYSSDNGGQPLAGGSNWPLRGSKATYWEGGIRAVGFVHSPLLVRKGTKCRSLVHITDWFPTLVTLGEGTLDEDLNLDGYDVWEAISEGRPSPRQDILHNIDPIYIKAKNGSWKAGYGLWNTAIQAALRVGHWKLLTGVPGYSDWVPPQTFSNQRLTNRYHNERVRWDRGKSVWLFNITADPYERVDLSQRYPHIVKKMLMRLAHYNRTAVPVRYPAKDLRSNPQYNGGVWGPWFKDEREEQEEDERYNHLFTNHLGKRRWKKKSKSRKLKRKVEE, translated from the exons ATGTTTATCTTGTGGGTCCCGCTGAGTTTGTTCCTCAGCTTCATCATTTCTCAGACGTGGAGCGTTCAGATGTCGTGGGAAAACTGGAACGCCGAGCTGCGCAACCGGGGCAACGAGTTCGACAAGCGAAGCTCTCAGCCGCACATCGTCTTCATCCTGGTGGACGATCAGGGCTTCCGGGACGTCGGCTATCACGGCTCCGAGATCAAAACTCCCACTCTGGACCGGCTGGCAGCGCAGGGAGTGAAACTGGAGAATTACTACGTGCAGCCGCTGTGCAGCCCGTCCAGGAGCCAGCTCATGACCGGCAG gtaTCAGATCCACACAGGCCTTCAACACTCCATCATCCGAGCTACTCAGCCCAACTGCCTACCCCTGGAAAACGTCACGCTGCCACAGAAGCTCAAGCAAGCCGGCTACTCCACCCACATGGTGGGAAAGTGGCACCTGGGCTTCTACAAACGTGGCTGCCTTCCCACCCAGCGTGGCTTCGACTCCTTCTTCGGCTCCCTGCTAGGAAGCGGGGATTACTACAGTCACTACAAATGTGAAGGGCCCGGTATCTGCGGCTACGATCTGTACGAAGGGGAAGAGGCAGCTTGGGAGCAGGACCGTGGGTTGTACTCTACTGTGATGTTTACTCGCAAAGCTATCAACATCTTGGCCAATCACAATCCTCGCAGACAGCCCTTGTTTCTCTACCTGGCCTACCAGGCGGTTCATTCCCCGCTGCAAGTTCCTGCCCGCTACCTCGAGCGCTACAAGGGCATTCCGAACCTGCATCGCCGTAAATATGCTGCCATGGTTTCCTGCCTTGATGAAGCCATCCACAACCTCACGTTAGCGCTAAAACGCTACGGTTATTATGACAACACGGTTATAGTGTACTCCTCAGATAATGGGGGCCAACCGTTAGCTGGTGGAAGCAACTGGCCTTTGAGAGGGAGTAAGGCTACTTACTGGGAAGGTGGTATCAGGGCGGTGGGCTTTGTTCATAGCCCCCTATTGGtgagaaaaggaacaaaatgtcGATCTTTGGTCCACATTACTGACTGGTTCCCTACACTGGTGACTCTAGGTGAGGGAACTTTAGACGAAGACCTAAATCTAGACGGGTACGATGTCTGGGAGGCCATCAGCGAAGGCCGCCCTTCACCTCGCCAGGACATTCTCCACAACATTGACCCAATTTACATCAAAGCTAAGAATGGTTCATGGAAGGCCGGTTATGGTTTGTGGAACACCGCCATCCAGGCTGCACTCCGAGTGGGCCACTGGAAGCTCCTAACAGGTGTTCCTGGCTACAGTGACTGGGTGCCACCGCAGACCTTCTCAAACCAGCGGCTAACCAATCGCTATCATAACGAACGTGTGCGTTGGGACAGGGGTAAGTCCGTCTGGCTGTTCAACATCACAGCCGACCCTTACGAGAGGGTGGACTTGTCTCAGCGCTACCCACACATAGTGAAGAAGATGCTGATGCGCCTCGCACATTACAACAGGACCGCAGTGCCGGTACGCTACCCGGCTAAAGACCTGCGATCCAACCCTCAGTACAACGGGGGCGTGTGGGGACCCTGGTTCAAAGATGAgagggaggagcaggaggaagacGAGAGATACAATCACTTGTTCACTAACCATCTCGGTAAAAGAAGGtggaaaaagaaatcaaagagCAGGAAGCTGAAAAGGAAGGTAGAAGAGTAG